In the Fibrobacter sp. genome, one interval contains:
- the ssb gene encoding single-stranded DNA-binding protein, giving the protein MAYLNKVMLIGNLGKDPEYRKSQVGGRSRVSFSLATSRRYRDNNGEQKEQTDWHNIVGWGKVADTMEQLGVHKGMTLYVEGSLTNRSWTDQTTGQKRYATEVSLDTFQLLTPRGQNGGNFQQGGFNQSANYSQNNSYNQNNNFQQGGAFDGTTQEVDEEMPF; this is encoded by the coding sequence ATGGCATATTTAAACAAAGTGATGCTTATTGGTAACCTCGGCAAGGATCCGGAATATCGCAAGAGCCAGGTCGGCGGACGTTCTCGCGTCTCCTTCTCTCTCGCAACTTCCCGCCGCTACCGCGACAACAATGGTGAACAGAAGGAACAGACCGACTGGCACAACATCGTTGGCTGGGGCAAGGTCGCCGACACCATGGAACAGCTTGGCGTCCACAAGGGCATGACTCTCTATGTTGAAGGTTCTCTCACCAACCGTAGCTGGACCGACCAGACCACCGGTCAGAAGCGTTATGCTACCGAAGTCAGCCTCGACACCTTCCAGCTTCTGACCCCCCGCGGCCAGAACGGCGGCAACTTCCAGCAGGGCGGATTCAACCAGAGCGCCAACTACAGCCAGAACAACTCTTACAACCAGAACAACAACTTCCAGCAGGGCGGAGCCTTTGACGGCACCACTCAGGAAGTTGACGAAGAAATGCCGTTCTAA